In Luteolibacter sp. Y139, the following proteins share a genomic window:
- a CDS encoding class I SAM-dependent methyltransferase produces the protein MQRVVEPEIIDQLPPDHPDVRRSRVDLKVINFLMGNERWIARHIAQYPEALAKGVVEIGAGEGTLLRRLARQHAGIPLTACDLAPRPEGLPERIAWDRRDVFESLAEVKGGVLAANLFLHHFENDELEQFRPHLERFEVICFNEPYRVERTVWDAQFILPFVGRATKHDMMVSIRAGFVHGELPERLGLDSSKWRIREETTWRGGLRMLASRI, from the coding sequence ATGCAGCGCGTTGTGGAGCCGGAAATCATTGATCAACTGCCGCCGGATCATCCGGACGTGAGGCGCAGTCGCGTGGACCTGAAGGTGATCAACTTTTTGATGGGCAACGAGCGCTGGATTGCGCGGCACATCGCGCAGTATCCCGAGGCGTTGGCGAAGGGGGTGGTGGAGATCGGGGCGGGTGAGGGGACGCTGCTGCGGCGCTTGGCGAGACAGCATGCGGGCATCCCGCTGACGGCGTGTGACTTGGCTCCGCGACCGGAGGGCCTGCCGGAGCGGATCGCGTGGGACCGGCGGGATGTGTTTGAAAGCCTGGCGGAGGTGAAGGGCGGGGTGCTGGCGGCGAATCTTTTCCTGCATCACTTCGAGAACGATGAGCTGGAGCAGTTCCGGCCCCATCTGGAGCGGTTCGAGGTGATTTGTTTCAATGAGCCGTATCGGGTGGAGCGGACGGTCTGGGATGCGCAGTTCATCCTGCCCTTCGTGGGGCGAGCGACGAAGCACGACATGATGGTGAGCATCCGCGCGGGCTTCGTGCATGGCGAGCTGCCGGAGCGGCTGGGGCTGGATTCGTCGAAATGGCGGATTCGGGAGGAAACCACATGGCGCGGCGGGCTGCGCATGCTAGCTTCGCGCATTTGA
- a CDS encoding type III polyketide synthase — translation MFLESIATAVPPHRYTQSQCLDGLRTSAAFGALRLRSQGMLEKILGNGVSGIATRSFCLPEIGPVVGRDAQELNETFEREAPALAMAALGPALEKAGIKAEELDALFVCTCTGYLCPGVTSHVAELLGLRETAYLQDLVGLGCGAAIPMLRSAAGFLAMHPGAKVATVAVEVCSAAFFADDDPGVLISLCLFGDGAAAAVWSDVAGEGKWQAGHFTTVHRPEQREKIRFVNAGGKLRNQLDKAVPGLAAEAVAELFAKRQGEPDRVLAHSGGRDVIDALEAVLPHRLLETREVLRDHGNMSSPSVLFALDRAMGSVNGDKRWWLTAFGAGFAAHACEMWRG, via the coding sequence ATGTTCCTGGAATCCATTGCCACTGCCGTTCCGCCGCATCGCTACACGCAATCGCAGTGTCTTGATGGCTTGCGAACCTCGGCTGCCTTCGGGGCGCTGAGGCTGCGCTCGCAGGGGATGCTGGAGAAGATCCTGGGGAATGGTGTGTCCGGGATCGCGACGCGGAGTTTTTGTCTGCCGGAGATCGGGCCGGTGGTCGGCCGGGATGCGCAGGAGCTGAACGAGACTTTCGAGCGTGAGGCGCCGGCTTTGGCGATGGCGGCGCTGGGGCCTGCGCTGGAGAAGGCCGGGATCAAGGCGGAGGAGCTGGATGCGCTGTTTGTGTGCACTTGCACCGGGTATCTGTGTCCCGGGGTGACGAGCCATGTGGCGGAGTTGCTCGGACTACGAGAAACGGCGTACTTGCAGGATCTGGTCGGGCTGGGATGTGGGGCGGCGATTCCGATGCTGCGGTCGGCGGCGGGGTTCCTCGCGATGCATCCGGGGGCGAAGGTGGCGACCGTGGCGGTGGAGGTTTGCTCGGCGGCGTTCTTTGCGGATGACGATCCGGGGGTGTTGATCTCGCTGTGTCTCTTCGGCGATGGCGCGGCGGCTGCGGTGTGGTCGGATGTGGCGGGCGAAGGAAAATGGCAGGCGGGGCATTTCACGACGGTCCACCGGCCGGAGCAGCGGGAGAAGATCCGTTTCGTGAATGCGGGCGGGAAGCTGCGCAACCAGCTGGACAAGGCGGTGCCGGGGCTTGCGGCGGAGGCGGTGGCGGAACTTTTTGCGAAGCGGCAGGGTGAGCCGGACCGGGTGCTGGCGCACTCGGGTGGACGGGATGTGATCGATGCGCTGGAGGCGGTGCTGCCGCACCGGTTGTTAGAGACGCGGGAGGTGCTGCGGGATCATGGGAACATGAGCAGTCCTTCGGTGTTGTTTGCGCTGGATCGGGCGATGGGGAGTGTGAATGGCGACAAGCGGTGGTGGCTGACGGCGTTTGGGGCGGGGTTTGCGGCGCATGCTTGTGAGATGTGGCGGGGGTGA
- a CDS encoding sialidase family protein, producing the protein MTKALHLLLRSGTITYTVLALSSAESFESLPAGPLKEARTSIGTWSADTGNAQIQPGHAKTGQQCLRLAGEGERTATLTLTEPAAKGTALTFHAERWTKRDPFRFRIDAKERDSWKEIKNADDTLTGAFKTEVRLDLPTGTSELRFRVTADTGVMIDDVTLHQPGPARAVLVETVQPVCPAFIREDYNPVLGFRIVVEGSEGTVKLEGLELGFTGTTDLTDITSFRIVTGTADPSADPGTTIAEGKKAEGKLSLTTKHELASGEHWFWISPTLKETASLDHRIDASLFRIKAGGKVLEPAQPSPDGTQRIGYAVRLPGDDHSKSYRIPGLVRTKSGTLVAVYDIRYDSSGDLPANIDVGVSRSIDRGQTWEPMRVAIDMGDDPKHGHDGVGDPAILFDPSNNRLWIAALWSHGNRAWGGSGPGMTPDETGQLVLVHSDDDGKTWSKPTNITTQVKDPTLRLFFNGPGAGIALKDGTLAFAAQYRAADGKPWSTMISSKDHGETWQAGTGVKSDTTESQLAQLADGSIMINCRDNRGGSRTIATTRDLGKTWTPHPTDRQALREPVCMASLLEWKDALWFSNPDATDTRRAMTLKRSTDQGLTWPEKDARLYDSRNGFGYSCLAPIDDSHLGVIYEGKSTMYFLRLPTTE; encoded by the coding sequence ATGACCAAAGCCCTTCATCTCCTTCTTCGTAGCGGAACGATTACGTACACCGTCCTCGCCCTCTCCTCCGCCGAATCCTTCGAGTCTCTCCCCGCCGGCCCGTTGAAGGAAGCACGCACTTCCATCGGCACCTGGTCTGCCGATACCGGCAACGCCCAAATCCAACCAGGCCACGCCAAGACCGGCCAGCAATGCCTCCGCCTCGCCGGCGAAGGCGAACGCACCGCCACCCTTACCCTAACAGAGCCCGCCGCCAAAGGCACCGCCCTCACCTTCCACGCCGAACGCTGGACCAAACGCGACCCCTTCCGCTTCCGCATCGACGCGAAGGAACGCGACAGCTGGAAAGAGATCAAAAACGCCGACGACACCCTCACCGGCGCCTTCAAGACCGAAGTCCGCCTCGACCTTCCCACCGGCACCAGCGAACTCCGCTTCCGCGTCACAGCCGACACTGGAGTGATGATCGACGACGTCACCCTCCATCAACCCGGCCCCGCCCGCGCCGTGCTGGTGGAAACCGTCCAACCCGTCTGCCCCGCCTTCATCCGCGAGGACTACAATCCCGTCCTCGGCTTCCGCATCGTCGTCGAAGGCAGCGAAGGCACCGTGAAACTCGAAGGCCTCGAACTTGGCTTCACCGGCACCACCGATCTAACAGACATCACCTCGTTTCGCATCGTCACCGGCACCGCCGACCCATCCGCCGATCCCGGCACCACCATCGCCGAGGGCAAAAAGGCCGAAGGGAAACTCTCTCTAACAACCAAGCACGAGCTCGCCTCCGGCGAACACTGGTTCTGGATCTCACCGACTCTTAAAGAAACCGCCTCCCTCGACCATCGCATCGATGCCTCCCTCTTCCGCATCAAAGCCGGCGGCAAGGTGCTGGAACCCGCACAACCCTCCCCCGATGGCACCCAGCGTATCGGCTACGCCGTCCGCCTCCCCGGCGACGATCACTCGAAGTCCTACCGCATCCCCGGCCTCGTCCGCACCAAATCCGGCACCCTCGTCGCCGTCTACGACATCCGCTACGACAGCTCCGGCGACCTCCCCGCAAACATCGACGTCGGCGTCTCCCGCAGCATCGATCGCGGCCAGACGTGGGAACCCATGCGCGTCGCCATCGACATGGGCGACGACCCGAAGCACGGCCACGACGGCGTCGGCGACCCCGCCATCCTCTTCGACCCTTCTAACAACCGCCTCTGGATCGCCGCCCTCTGGAGCCACGGCAATCGCGCATGGGGCGGCTCCGGCCCCGGCATGACGCCGGACGAAACCGGCCAACTCGTCCTCGTCCACAGCGACGACGACGGCAAGACCTGGTCGAAGCCAACAAACATCACCACCCAGGTAAAAGACCCCACCCTGCGCCTCTTCTTCAATGGCCCCGGCGCAGGCATCGCCCTGAAAGACGGCACCCTCGCCTTCGCCGCCCAATACCGCGCCGCTGATGGCAAGCCATGGTCCACCATGATCTCCTCAAAGGACCACGGCGAAACCTGGCAAGCCGGCACCGGCGTGAAAAGCGACACCACCGAGTCCCAACTCGCCCAGCTCGCCGACGGCTCCATCATGATCAACTGCCGCGACAACCGCGGCGGCTCCCGCACCATCGCCACCACTCGCGACCTCGGTAAAACCTGGACCCCTCACCCCACCGACCGCCAAGCCCTCCGCGAACCCGTCTGCATGGCCAGCCTGTTAGAGTGGAAGGACGCATTGTGGTTCTCAAACCCGGACGCCACCGACACCCGACGCGCCATGACCCTCAAGCGCTCCACCGACCAAGGCCTCACCTGGCCCGAAAAGGACGCCCGCCTCTACGACTCCCGCAATGGCTTCGGCTACTCCTGCCTCGCCCCCATCGATGACTCCCACCTCGGCGTTATCTACGAAGGCAAGAGCACCATGTACTTCCTCCGCCTCCCCACCACGGAGTGA
- a CDS encoding sialate O-acetylesterase: protein MKCIRLALITILTGWPIAGALDLGRPFASHMVLPMNSEVPVWGTSSPGTAVELSFNGNSFQTTATKSGSWRITLPPLKPSAKPATITIRSDGQQLKLDDLLIGRVFLCSGQSNMDFQLSRAIGGPEEAKQAGKYSSIRLCNLTGAPTDSRTYDVTTLARLNNRDHFTGTWERATETSASSFSAIAWWTGKMIHARDGIPIGLVENAIGGSGTEAWLPRNLLSAQRAYAELLDKGWLSSPRISPWARARAKQNLGKHPEANHPFKPGFLFESGIRPWCGFPFDSVLWYQGETNAEIADNAWNEKLITDLITGWRKELGEAKLPFYLIQLPRIGGHEPIRQYWPEYRQIQADVARKLPAVHLIVTQDLGWDSSDVHPPDKLPVAKRLAEAIPPK from the coding sequence ATGAAATGCATCCGCCTCGCCCTCATTACCATCCTCACCGGATGGCCCATCGCGGGAGCATTGGATCTCGGACGCCCCTTCGCTTCCCATATGGTGCTGCCGATGAATAGCGAGGTCCCCGTATGGGGAACCTCATCACCCGGCACCGCCGTCGAACTCTCCTTCAATGGCAACTCCTTTCAAACGACTGCCACCAAATCCGGCTCATGGCGCATCACCCTGCCCCCGCTGAAGCCCTCCGCGAAACCCGCGACGATAACCATCCGGAGCGACGGCCAGCAACTTAAGCTCGATGACCTCCTCATCGGCCGCGTCTTCCTCTGCTCCGGCCAATCGAACATGGACTTCCAACTCAGCCGCGCCATCGGCGGCCCGGAAGAAGCCAAACAAGCCGGCAAGTATTCCTCCATCCGCCTCTGCAATCTCACCGGCGCTCCCACCGACTCCCGCACCTACGACGTCACCACCCTCGCCCGCCTCAACAACCGTGACCACTTCACCGGCACCTGGGAGCGAGCCACCGAAACATCCGCCTCTTCGTTCTCCGCCATCGCCTGGTGGACCGGCAAGATGATCCACGCACGCGACGGCATCCCCATCGGCCTCGTCGAAAACGCCATCGGCGGCTCCGGCACTGAAGCCTGGCTCCCCCGCAATCTCCTCTCCGCGCAACGAGCCTACGCGGAACTGTTAGACAAAGGCTGGCTGTCCTCCCCGCGGATCAGCCCATGGGCCCGCGCCCGCGCCAAACAAAACCTCGGCAAACACCCCGAAGCCAACCACCCCTTCAAGCCCGGCTTCCTCTTCGAGTCCGGCATCCGCCCCTGGTGCGGCTTCCCCTTCGATAGCGTCCTCTGGTATCAAGGCGAAACCAATGCCGAGATCGCCGACAATGCTTGGAATGAAAAACTCATCACCGACCTCATCACCGGTTGGCGAAAGGAACTCGGCGAAGCCAAGCTCCCCTTCTACCTCATCCAGCTGCCCCGCATCGGCGGCCACGAACCCATCCGCCAATACTGGCCCGAGTATCGACAGATCCAGGCCGATGTCGCCCGCAAGCTCCCCGCCGTCCACCTCATCGTAACCCAGGACCTCGGCTGGGACAGCTCCGACGTCCACCCGCCGGACAAGCTCCCCGTCGCCAAGCGCCTCGCCGAAGCAATCCCACCGAAATAA
- a CDS encoding NAD(P)/FAD-dependent oxidoreductase, translating into MSDLVTIAGGGLAGLSLAAGLRLRGIGVTVHEAGSYPRHRVCGEFISGVERATLDGLGIAQDLADALELKSLMWFREGRTIHEGVLPEAAMGISRYRLDRRLKERVVEMGGMVVERSRQVREKSEGLVWAAGRVPRRGSWVGLKAHFHGMSMKADLEMHLGANGYAGLAQVEEGRVNVCGLFRVDRSQAGRGSDLLDGYLRAGGNGVLADRLREATVDAESFCAVAGFEMGRQEVGEGLCVIGDAESMIPPFTGNGMSMAFQAAEVALGPLERWSSGGLAWDGCVAEIREGLRRRFRRRLVAAQTMHPVLLRRGGRDVIESIAAAGLLPFRPLLSLVR; encoded by the coding sequence TTGAGCGACTTGGTGACGATTGCGGGCGGGGGATTGGCGGGGCTCTCGCTGGCGGCGGGCCTGCGACTGCGAGGGATCGGGGTGACCGTGCATGAGGCGGGGAGCTATCCGCGGCACCGGGTGTGCGGGGAGTTTATTTCGGGAGTAGAGAGAGCGACGCTGGACGGGCTGGGGATCGCGCAGGATTTGGCGGATGCCTTGGAGTTGAAGAGCCTGATGTGGTTTCGGGAGGGGAGGACGATTCATGAGGGGGTATTGCCGGAGGCGGCGATGGGGATTTCGCGGTATCGATTGGACAGGCGGCTGAAGGAGCGGGTGGTGGAGATGGGTGGGATGGTGGTGGAACGGTCGCGACAGGTGAGAGAGAAGAGCGAGGGACTGGTCTGGGCGGCGGGACGGGTGCCGCGGCGGGGATCCTGGGTGGGATTGAAGGCGCACTTTCATGGGATGAGCATGAAGGCGGATCTGGAGATGCATCTGGGTGCGAATGGCTATGCGGGATTGGCGCAGGTGGAGGAGGGTCGGGTGAATGTTTGCGGGTTGTTTCGCGTGGATCGCTCGCAGGCGGGACGAGGGAGTGATTTGTTAGATGGCTATCTGCGTGCGGGTGGGAATGGGGTGCTGGCGGATCGATTGAGGGAGGCGACGGTGGATGCGGAGTCGTTTTGTGCGGTGGCGGGGTTTGAAATGGGGCGGCAGGAGGTGGGCGAGGGGTTGTGTGTGATCGGTGATGCGGAGAGCATGATCCCGCCGTTCACGGGGAATGGGATGAGCATGGCTTTTCAGGCGGCGGAGGTGGCGCTGGGTCCGCTGGAGAGATGGAGCTCGGGTGGTCTGGCGTGGGATGGGTGTGTGGCGGAGATCCGTGAGGGGCTGCGGCGGAGGTTTCGCCGACGGCTGGTGGCAGCGCAGACGATGCATCCGGTTTTGCTGCGGCGGGGCGGGCGGGATGTGATTGAATCGATTGCAGCCGCCGGTCTATTGCCGTTCCGGCCGCTTCTTTCCCTTGTCCGCTGA
- a CDS encoding exo-beta-N-acetylmuramidase NamZ domain-containing protein → MPGFLRLFLVMCLSCTLHAASFAAAGLAKIDDAISQAITDAKTPGAVLRIEREDALYQKAYGDRAILPQREPMTEDTIFDAASLTKVIATTSAIMKLVESGKLDVEAPASRYLPEFHGNGKETITLRQLLTHTSGLRAGLPPQGDWQGKEGALKTACAEPLPAQPGTTYRYSDINFILLGLIVERVAGTTLDAFCAKEIFQPLKMTDTAFRTLDPGDVSRIAPTTVTNGKPLRGIVHDPTSRRMGGVAGHAGVFTTAADLGRFARMLLDGGELDGVRIFKAETVKAMTSVQTPPGLPRRGFGWDIDSPYAGPRGDLFPIGSYGHTGWTGTRLWLDPFSKTATIFLSNRNHPDEEGNVIGLQRELGTLAAQAIEGFDFTKVEGALPPDPANPPIVRRPTKDGPVLNGIDILERDHFRQLRGRRIGLITNHTGIDRERNPTIDLLHAAPDLKLVALFAPEHGIRGELDQEKIGDTTDEKTGLPVFSLYGEHRTPAPEQLQGIDTLVFDIQDIGCRFYTYISTMANCLEAAGKAKLRFVVLDRVNPIGATVEGPVLTAERSFVAAHEIPLRHGMTVGELARLINAERKFGTDLGVIRCEGGSPLRWFDESSLPWRDPSPNMRSLTAATLYPGVGLLEFCKLSVGRGTGTPFELLGAPYIDDLKLATELNKSTLPGIRFIPVRFTPTASVYQDQECRGVRLLLTDRETFRPTDLGILLATTLHRLYPSELKLENIAKLLGDPETLTVIQQDKPLETIRSIRDRDLPSFLKRREPYLLYPRPQNGRELSPKGPAGDGSIR, encoded by the coding sequence ATGCCCGGCTTTCTCCGCCTCTTTCTGGTCATGTGCCTATCCTGCACATTGCACGCCGCATCGTTCGCCGCCGCCGGTCTTGCAAAAATCGACGACGCCATCTCGCAAGCCATCACCGATGCCAAAACCCCCGGCGCCGTCCTCCGCATCGAACGCGAAGACGCCCTCTACCAAAAGGCCTACGGCGACCGCGCCATCCTCCCCCAGCGTGAGCCCATGACCGAAGACACCATCTTCGACGCCGCTTCGCTCACCAAGGTCATCGCCACCACCTCCGCCATCATGAAGCTCGTCGAATCCGGCAAGCTCGATGTCGAGGCACCCGCCAGCCGCTACCTCCCCGAGTTCCACGGCAATGGCAAGGAAACCATCACCCTCCGCCAGCTCCTCACCCACACCTCCGGTCTCCGCGCCGGCCTCCCGCCGCAGGGCGATTGGCAGGGCAAGGAAGGCGCGCTGAAAACCGCCTGCGCCGAACCCCTCCCCGCCCAACCCGGCACCACCTACCGCTACAGCGACATCAATTTCATCCTCCTCGGCCTCATCGTCGAGCGCGTCGCCGGCACCACCCTCGATGCCTTCTGCGCGAAGGAAATCTTCCAGCCGCTGAAGATGACGGACACCGCCTTCCGCACCCTCGACCCCGGCGACGTCTCCCGCATCGCCCCCACCACCGTCACCAATGGCAAGCCCCTCCGCGGCATCGTCCACGATCCCACCTCGCGCCGCATGGGCGGCGTCGCCGGCCACGCCGGTGTCTTCACCACCGCCGCCGATCTCGGACGCTTCGCCCGCATGCTGTTAGACGGCGGCGAACTCGATGGCGTCCGCATCTTCAAAGCGGAAACGGTCAAGGCCATGACCTCCGTCCAAACCCCGCCCGGCCTCCCCCGCCGCGGCTTCGGCTGGGACATCGACTCTCCCTACGCAGGCCCCCGCGGCGACCTCTTCCCCATCGGCAGCTACGGCCACACCGGCTGGACCGGCACCCGCCTCTGGCTCGATCCCTTCTCAAAGACCGCCACCATCTTCCTCTCGAACCGCAATCACCCCGATGAAGAAGGCAACGTCATCGGCCTGCAACGCGAACTCGGCACACTCGCCGCCCAAGCCATCGAAGGCTTCGACTTCACCAAGGTCGAAGGCGCATTGCCACCCGACCCCGCGAACCCACCCATCGTCCGCCGCCCCACCAAAGACGGCCCCGTCCTCAATGGCATCGACATCCTCGAGCGCGACCACTTCCGCCAGCTCCGCGGCCGCAGGATCGGCCTCATCACCAATCACACCGGCATCGATCGCGAACGCAATCCCACCATCGACCTCCTCCACGCCGCCCCCGATCTCAAGCTAGTCGCACTCTTCGCCCCCGAACACGGCATCCGCGGCGAACTCGATCAGGAAAAGATCGGCGACACCACCGACGAAAAGACCGGCCTCCCCGTCTTCAGCTTGTACGGCGAACATCGTACTCCCGCACCGGAACAGCTCCAAGGCATCGATACCCTCGTCTTTGACATCCAGGACATCGGCTGCCGCTTCTACACCTACATCTCCACCATGGCGAACTGCCTGGAAGCCGCCGGCAAGGCCAAGCTCCGCTTCGTCGTCCTCGACCGCGTCAATCCCATCGGCGCCACCGTCGAAGGCCCCGTCCTCACCGCCGAACGCAGCTTCGTCGCCGCCCACGAGATCCCCCTCCGCCACGGCATGACCGTCGGCGAACTCGCCCGCCTCATCAATGCCGAGCGCAAGTTCGGCACCGATCTCGGCGTCATCCGCTGCGAAGGCGGCTCACCCCTCCGCTGGTTCGATGAATCCTCGCTCCCCTGGCGCGACCCCTCGCCAAACATGCGCAGCCTCACCGCCGCCACCCTCTACCCCGGCGTCGGCCTCCTGGAGTTCTGCAAGCTCAGCGTCGGCCGCGGCACCGGCACCCCCTTCGAGCTACTAGGCGCACCGTACATCGACGATCTCAAGCTCGCCACCGAACTGAACAAATCCACGCTCCCCGGCATCCGCTTCATCCCCGTCCGTTTCACTCCCACCGCCAGCGTCTACCAGGACCAGGAGTGCCGCGGCGTCCGCCTCCTCCTCACCGATCGCGAAACCTTCCGCCCCACCGACCTCGGCATCCTCCTCGCCACCACCCTCCACCGCCTCTACCCCTCCGAGCTGAAGCTCGAGAACATCGCCAAACTCCTCGGTGACCCCGAAACCCTCACCGTCATCCAGCAAGACAAGCCCCTCGAAACCATCCGCTCCATCCGCGACCGCGACCTGCCATCCTTCCTAAAACGCCGCGAGCCCTACCTGCTCTACCCGCGGCCTCAAAATGGCAGGGAACTTTCTCCGAAAGGTCCGGCGGGGGACGGCTCGATTCGATAG